The following are encoded in a window of Limibacter armeniacum genomic DNA:
- a CDS encoding tetratricopeptide repeat protein has protein sequence MKTITTCLLLLFTTLSFAQTDKEKAAQLCQAAIVKMDSGYTAPAIELLEEAMALDPDNYTYLYEIGYAHCIAKNFKQAIKKFKKVTKYPNISDRVYQMLGNSYDWSGKPSKAIKTYETGLKKFPNSGRLHLERGNMEMMNKRYGKALRYYENGIKVDPTFSSNYYWAAKIYGGSTEEVWAMIYGELFMNLERNTIRTQEISQMLFELYKSQITISPDSSIEISFSKNTTLQLNDLMDEDNFKLPFGIGVYEPLLGASVINEKEINIASLNRIRQKFITAYFNSNHHEQYPNVLFEHQKEMLDLNHFESYNYWLLMMGDEEEFGMWHELNKERWDEFVTWFVQHPMELNDSNKFYSYQY, from the coding sequence ATGAAAACGATAACCACTTGCTTACTCCTTCTATTCACCACTTTATCCTTTGCTCAAACTGACAAGGAAAAAGCAGCGCAATTATGCCAAGCAGCCATTGTAAAAATGGACTCAGGCTATACTGCCCCTGCTATAGAGCTATTGGAAGAAGCTATGGCTCTTGACCCTGACAACTACACTTACCTTTACGAAATAGGTTATGCACACTGTATTGCCAAGAACTTTAAGCAAGCAATCAAAAAATTTAAGAAAGTAACCAAGTATCCAAATATAAGTGACAGGGTTTACCAGATGTTGGGGAACAGTTATGACTGGAGTGGCAAACCATCTAAAGCCATCAAGACCTATGAAACAGGGTTGAAAAAATTCCCTAACTCAGGCAGGCTTCACCTCGAAAGGGGTAATATGGAAATGATGAATAAAAGATACGGGAAGGCTTTGCGCTATTATGAAAATGGAATCAAGGTAGATCCTACTTTTTCATCAAACTACTATTGGGCTGCAAAGATTTATGGAGGCTCAACGGAAGAGGTTTGGGCAATGATTTATGGCGAACTGTTTATGAACCTGGAACGTAATACCATACGTACTCAGGAAATCAGCCAAATGCTGTTTGAACTTTACAAGTCACAGATTACCATCTCACCCGACTCCTCAATTGAGATCAGTTTTAGCAAAAACACCACCCTGCAACTCAATGACCTGATGGATGAGGATAACTTTAAATTACCATTTGGCATTGGTGTTTATGAGCCTCTGCTAGGTGCATCTGTTATCAATGAAAAAGAAATCAACATAGCCTCATTGAACAGAATAAGACAAAAATTTATAACAGCTTATTTCAACAGTAATCACCATGAGCAATATCCAAACGTACTGTTCGAGCACCAGAAAGAAATGCTTGATCTAAATCATTTTGAGTCTTATAACTACTGGTTACTTATGATGGGAGATGAAGAAGAGTTTGGAATGTGGCATGAGCTAAATAAAGAAAGATGGGATGAGTTTGTGACATGGTTTGTCCAGCACCCAATGGAACTCAATGATTCCAACAAGTTTTACAGTTATCAGTACTGA